GGAAAGCCTTTGATCGATACCAACGAAGCGTTGAGCACAATCGAACCGCCGTCGCTCATCAACGGCAACGCCTTCTGCACCGTGAACAGCAACCCCTTCACGTTCAGATTGAACAGCGTGTCGAAGTGCTCCTCAGTGATCTCTCCCAGCGGCGCGAATGCGGCCGTGCCGGCGTTCGCGAAGACGACGTCGAGCCGCACTTTCTGTTCTTTGATCGTTGCGAATAACCGATCGAGATCCGCAAGCTTCGAGGCGTCGCTTTGCACGGCGGTGACGTTCGAACCGATTTCCTTCACCGCCGCATCCAGTTCCGCCTGACGCCTGCCAGTAATGAAGACATAGGCCCCTTCCGCGACGAACCGCTTGGCGGTCGCGAGCCCCAGCCCGCTGTTACCGCCCGTGACGAGGGCGACTTTGCCCTGCAATTGCTGTGGCATGGGAATGCTCCTCATTCGCGCAACTGCTCTCCCCCCGCTGAATCACAAGAGGAGAGCGCTGCGATTGTTGATCTCGAGAAAACGGCCGCGGCTCGAATCAAGTAAACCCGCCGCCGACGCGAATCTCTTCGCCAGTCACCCAGCCCGATGCGCTCGAAGCCATGAATGCAACCACCGGCGCGACGTCGCTCGGCTGGCCAATCCGACCAAGCGGCGTCTGAGCTTCCGTCAACTTGCGGAACTCGCCGTCATGGGCCGTGATGTTTGCAGCCGTCGTCCCTTCCGTCTCGATCATGCCGGGATTGACCGAATTGACCCGAATGCCGCGCGGGCCAAGTTCTTTCGCCAGCGAACGCGTGACGGCATCGACCGCCGCCTTCGTCGCGCTGTAAACGGCCGTTTGCGGCAACGCGGTCGTCGAGACGATCGAGCTGATATTGATAACGCTGCCGCCGGAGCCCATCAACTTCACCGCTTCTTGCGTCGCAAGCAGCAGCCCCAGTACGTTCAAGTTGAATTGCTTGTGGAAGTGCTCGGGCGTGATCTCCTCAATTCCTGCGAACTCGTAGATGCCTGCGTTGTTCACCAAGACGTCGACCTTGCCATACGCCTTCTTCGCTTCTGCGAACAGCTTTACCACG
This sequence is a window from Lacipirellula parvula. Protein-coding genes within it:
- a CDS encoding SDR family oxidoreductase: MPQQLQGKVALVTGGNSGLGLATAKRFVAEGAYVFITGRRQAELDAAVKEIGSNVTAVQSDASKLADLDRLFATIKEQKVRLDVVFANAGTAAFAPLGEITEEHFDTLFNLNVKGLLFTVQKALPLMSDGGSIVLNASLVSIKGFPAFSVYSATKAAVRSFARGWAVDLKPRRIRVNVVSPGTVVTPGYKNSLKLTDEQIRGMEASTAEAAPSGRAGTPEEIANVVLFLASDESSFVNGVELFADGGQGQI
- a CDS encoding SDR family NAD(P)-dependent oxidoreductase; this translates as MATLAGKVALVTGASKGIGAEIARELAAQGAAVVVNYSSSKAGADKVVADITGKGGKAVAVGANVADPADVVKLFAEAKKAYGKVDVLVNNAGIYEFAGIEEITPEHFHKQFNLNVLGLLLATQEAVKLMGSGGSVINISSIVSTTALPQTAVYSATKAAVDAVTRSLAKELGPRGIRVNSVNPGMIETEGTTAANITAHDGEFRKLTEAQTPLGRIGQPSDVAPVVAFMASSASGWVTGEEIRVGGGFT